The genomic DNA GTCCAAGCCGCTGAAGTGCTGCACGTTGCTCCTTTGACGTTCCTCAGGCACGCTCTGGTGCCCTTAAGACTGTAATACGTCTGCGGCGGAATCCTGCCGCGGCCGGTGCCGCCAAAGCCACCACAGACCCAGGAGTGGCAAGAGCAGCGGAATGTATCCGTACCCGCTGCCGAAATGGGACCACACGGCCGGATGGGCGAACAGTTGCGGCGCGGCGAAGCTCAGCGTGCCCACCACGAGCACGCCGACCAGCTCGAACAACACGGCGCCCAGTGAAAGCGCCCAACCGCCCCTACGCCGCGTGGCGAGGGAAATCGTCGCCACGATATAGACGACGGCCGCAAGCGCCGAGAGCAAGTAGGCCAGCGGAGCCGCGCTGAAGTCGGTGGCGATCTGGTAAGCCGCCCGGGCCGTGGCCGACAGGGCAAAGACGCCGTACACGGCCACAATGATGCGGCCTAAGCCGGTGTGCCGGGACGTCGTGCGTGGCTGGTGCGCGCCGCCGGTCGAGGCCGAGGTGTTCCGGGGGCTCATGCGAAGATCCCTCCGTGCCAGATCTGTTCCATACGGACCAGCATGACGGCAACGGTGGCTCCAACGGCCGCGAGGACCACGTTCGACCACCGAGTTTTATCCGTCACCGCCCACCAAAACGCGATGATCGGGATGATGAACGCGGTGAGGACGTACCCCCAGAACTCCCATCCTGCTCCGACGAGCGAGTCTCCTCCCAGTTGCCGCACCCCAGCGACGGCCGCGTACACCACGAGCAAGAGCTCGACCGCAGCGACGGAAATGATCGCCACGTCATCCGGATAGTCATGGATGAACGCTGCCACCAAGCAGATGAGGAAAGAGGCCACGCACACGATGGTGGCAACAATAAAAAGACCGGAGGCGATCACGGTGCGGTGTTCAGCTCGCTTTCGTTATCAGGGCGCCGCACTAGTTGGCGGCGAAGACGATCTCCGGGCGGGCTACGCCGCCCTTATTCTTCAAGAGGGCGACGACGGTCCCGGACGGCGCAACGGCCGCGTGAATATCCTCGGTGGCGTTCTCTTCGACGCGGCGACCGAAGGAGAGCTCCGTGGCCTCACGGTCCGTCAGGAGGCGGTTCGGGAAGAGGGCTCTCGCCGCCGCGTCGAGCTCAAGCAGCCCGAATTCATCCGCCAGCTCGTCGAGCGTGCGTGCCACGTCAAGACCGTACGGTCCCACCCGCGTGCGGCGCAGCGCGGTGAGGTGCCCGCCGACGTGAAGCGCGGCGCCGAGGTCCCGGGCCAGCGCGCGAATATACGTTCCCGAGCTGCAGTCCACGGTGACATCCACGTCGATGATCTTGCCGCCCTGCAGGCGGCGCACGTCGCGAATATCGAACCGCCCGACGCGCACGGGGCGCGCCTCCAGCTCCACGTTCTCCCCCTTGCGCACGCGCGCATAGGAGCGTTCGCCGGCGACCTTGATGGCGCTGACGGCCGAGGGAACTTGCATGATGTCGCCCGTCAGCTGGCCCACAGCGTCTGCCACGGCCTCTTCCGTCACGGTGGCCGCGATGGTGTGCTCGAGGATCTCGCCCTCGGCGTCGTCCGTGACGGTGCTTTGGCCGAGCCGGATCGTCGCCTCGTACGTCTTGTCGACCCCCACAATGTACGTCAGGAGCCGGGTGGCCTTATTGACACCGACCACCAAGACTCCGGTGGCCATGGGGTCTAGTGTGCCCGCGTGACCCACCTTGCGGGTGCCAGCCAGACGGCGCATGCGCCCGACGACGTCGTGACTCGTCCATCCCGCAGGCTTATCGACGATGACGAGGCCGGACGCGCTCGTCGGCCCGGCCTGGTCTGCGGATGACCGGGGACTCACGCCCGGGGCTCCTCGCCCGTCTGCTCGTCAGACTCGTCCTCGTCGGCCACCTTCTTGTAAGGATCGGCCTCGCCGGCATAGGCGGCCCCCTCGGCCAGCGCCGCGACCTCCGCGTCTCGTGCCTTGGCCGCGCGGAGCACCTCCTCGAGATGGGAGGCGTTGACGGGGACCTCGTCCGGGACGAAGTCGAGGGTTGGCGTCAAGCGAATCGTGAGGTTCTTGCCGACCTCCTTGCGCAGCACGCCGCGCGCCTTCTCCAGGCCCTGGGCGGCCGCCGCTTTCGCTTCGTCGTCGCCAAAGACGGTGTAGTAGACCGTGGCCTGCTGCAGGTCCGCGGTGACCCGAGCGTCGGTCACCGTCACCGGTTCGACGCGCGGATCCTTGACGACGCGGCCCAGCGCTTGGGCGACAACGACTTTGATGCGCTGCGCAAGGCGTGCTGCGCGTGCCTGATCAGCCATGATGGCCTCCTTTGAAATTCTCCTGCTGAGAAAAATCTATCAATGAGCCGACGACGGCGGGCACCGTGGTCACGGTACCCGCCGTCGTCTGCTGCGTGCGCCGGTTAGACGCGCGGCTTCTCCTGCATCTCGAAGGTCTCGATGATGTCGCCTTCCTTGATGTCGTTGAACGCGCCGAGCCCGATACCGCACTCGTAGCCTTCGCGGACCTCGGTGGCGTCATCCTTGAAGCGCTTGAGCGACTCAATGCTGAGCTTCTCCGCGACCACCTTGCCGTCACGCACCAGGCGAGCCTTGGCGTTACGGCGCATGATGCCCGACCGGACGATCGAACCGGCGATGTTGCCCCACTTGGAGGAGCGGAAGACCTCGCGGATCTCCGCCGTGCCCAACTGGACTTCCTCGTATTCCGGCTTGAGCATGCCCTTGAGCGCATTCTCAATGTCGTCGAGGGCCGCGTAGATGACAGAGTA from Zhihengliuella flava includes the following:
- the truB gene encoding tRNA pseudouridine(55) synthase TruB, which encodes MSPRSSADQAGPTSASGLVIVDKPAGWTSHDVVGRMRRLAGTRKVGHAGTLDPMATGVLVVGVNKATRLLTYIVGVDKTYEATIRLGQSTVTDDAEGEILEHTIAATVTEEAVADAVGQLTGDIMQVPSAVSAIKVAGERSYARVRKGENVELEARPVRVGRFDIRDVRRLQGGKIIDVDVTVDCSSGTYIRALARDLGAALHVGGHLTALRRTRVGPYGLDVARTLDELADEFGLLELDAAARALFPNRLLTDREATELSFGRRVEENATEDIHAAVAPSGTVVALLKNKGGVARPEIVFAAN
- the rbfA gene encoding 30S ribosome-binding factor RbfA; amino-acid sequence: MADQARAARLAQRIKVVVAQALGRVVKDPRVEPVTVTDARVTADLQQATVYYTVFGDDEAKAAAAQGLEKARGVLRKEVGKNLTIRLTPTLDFVPDEVPVNASHLEEVLRAAKARDAEVAALAEGAAYAGEADPYKKVADEDESDEQTGEEPRA